A genomic segment from Blastococcus sp. PRF04-17 encodes:
- a CDS encoding SDR family oxidoreductase: MRAVIVGARGQLGRALQQEFPNAVALDRAELDLTDAAAVAGYDWSGVDVVLNAAAWTAVDAAEDPANHAAVRAVNVDAVAHLARAAQSAGATLVHVSSEYVFDGGHPGPIPEDLPPSPLSVYGQSKADGDREAVRAARHYLVRTTWVVGEGGNFVRTMASLADRGVSPTVVDDQVGRPTFTVDLAAGIAHLLRTGAPFGTYNLTNGGEPASWADVAAAVFTARGRPADDVGRTSTEAYFADKPGAAVRPLNSVLNLSKIEATGFAPRNWRTALAEYLATI, from the coding sequence GTGAGGGCGGTCATCGTCGGGGCCCGCGGCCAGCTCGGCCGCGCCCTCCAGCAGGAGTTCCCGAACGCCGTCGCCCTCGACCGGGCGGAGCTCGACCTCACCGACGCCGCGGCCGTCGCCGGCTACGACTGGTCCGGCGTCGACGTCGTCCTCAACGCCGCCGCCTGGACGGCGGTCGACGCGGCCGAGGACCCGGCGAACCACGCCGCCGTCCGGGCCGTCAACGTCGACGCCGTCGCGCACCTGGCGCGCGCCGCGCAGTCGGCCGGGGCGACCCTGGTGCACGTCTCCAGCGAGTACGTCTTCGACGGCGGCCACCCCGGGCCGATCCCCGAGGACCTGCCGCCCTCGCCGCTGAGCGTCTACGGGCAGAGCAAGGCCGACGGCGACCGCGAGGCCGTCCGGGCCGCCCGGCACTACCTGGTCCGCACCACCTGGGTCGTCGGCGAGGGCGGCAACTTCGTGCGCACCATGGCCTCGCTGGCCGACCGCGGCGTCTCCCCGACCGTGGTCGACGACCAGGTCGGCCGGCCCACGTTCACCGTCGACCTCGCCGCCGGCATCGCGCACCTGCTGCGCACCGGTGCGCCGTTCGGCACCTACAACCTCACCAACGGCGGTGAGCCGGCCTCCTGGGCGGACGTCGCCGCCGCGGTGTTCACCGCCCGCGGTCGCCCGGCCGACGACGTCGGGCGCACCAGCACCGAGGCCTACTTCGCCGACAAGCCCGGGGCCGCCGTCCGGCCGCTCAACAGCGTGCTGAACCTGTCGAAGATCGAGGCGACCGGCTTCGCGCCACGCAACTGGCGCACCGCGCTCGCGGAGTACCTCGCCACGATCTGA
- the rfbB gene encoding dTDP-glucose 4,6-dehydratase, translated as MRLLVTGGAGFIGANFVHYTLREHPEHSVTVLDALTYAGNEASLAGVRDRIEFVHGSVADAGLVDRLVANSDVVVHFAAESHNDNSLADPSPFLTTNIIGTYTILEAVRKHGVRLHHISTDEVYGDLELDDPKKFTPETPYNPSSPYSSTKAGSDLLVRAWVRSFGIHATISNCSNNYGPYQHVEKFIPRQITNVLSGLRPKLYGKGENVRDWIHVDDHNSAVHAILEKGRSGETYLIGADGEKNNLEVLTLILELLGRPRDAFDHVTDRAGHDLRYAIDATKLRDELGWKPQFTDFRDGLAATIDWYRDNQDWWGPLKEQVEAKYAARGQ; from the coding sequence ATGCGTCTGCTCGTCACCGGGGGAGCCGGGTTCATCGGCGCGAACTTCGTGCACTACACGCTGCGCGAGCACCCCGAGCACTCGGTCACCGTGCTCGACGCGCTCACCTACGCGGGCAACGAGGCGTCGCTGGCCGGCGTCCGCGACCGGATCGAGTTCGTGCACGGCTCGGTGGCCGACGCCGGGCTCGTCGACCGGCTGGTCGCGAACAGCGACGTCGTCGTCCACTTCGCGGCCGAGAGTCACAACGACAACTCCCTCGCCGACCCGTCGCCGTTCCTGACGACCAACATCATCGGCACGTACACGATCCTCGAGGCGGTCCGGAAGCACGGCGTCCGGCTGCACCACATCTCCACCGACGAGGTCTACGGCGACCTCGAGCTCGACGACCCGAAGAAGTTCACCCCCGAGACGCCGTACAACCCGTCGAGCCCGTACTCGTCGACGAAGGCCGGCTCCGACCTGCTGGTGCGGGCCTGGGTGCGCTCGTTCGGCATCCACGCCACCATCTCGAACTGCTCGAACAACTACGGGCCCTACCAGCACGTCGAGAAGTTCATCCCGCGGCAGATCACCAACGTCCTCTCCGGCCTGCGCCCCAAGCTCTACGGCAAGGGTGAGAACGTCCGCGACTGGATCCACGTCGACGACCACAACTCCGCCGTCCACGCGATCCTCGAGAAGGGCCGCAGCGGCGAGACCTACCTGATCGGCGCCGACGGCGAGAAGAACAACCTCGAGGTGCTGACGCTGATCCTCGAGCTGCTCGGCCGGCCGCGGGACGCGTTCGACCACGTCACCGACCGCGCCGGCCACGACCTGCGCTACGCCATCGACGCCACCAAGCTGCGCGACGAGCTGGGCTGGAAGCCGCAGTTCACCGACTTCCGCGACGGCCTGGCCGCCACCATCGACTGGTACCGCGACAACCAGGACTGGTGGGGCCCGCTCAAGGAGCAGGTCGAGGCGAAGTACGCGGCGCGAGGCCAGTGA
- a CDS encoding helix-turn-helix domain-containing protein, whose translation MQVRPVSNDEGNRLLRIVRRGSGSVVTWRRAQMVLLSAQGMSVPQIAEVTFSSPDRVRDVLHNFNVDGFESLKPKYAGGRPPKFDLAQRAEIKKVALGRPADHGLPFSTWSLSKLADFLVAEGVVDDISHEGLRTLLREQGVSFPSRQDLEDQHRP comes from the coding sequence GTGCAGGTCCGTCCGGTCAGCAACGACGAGGGCAACAGGCTGCTGCGCATCGTGCGCCGCGGCAGCGGGTCGGTGGTGACCTGGCGAAGAGCCCAGATGGTGTTGCTCTCGGCGCAGGGGATGAGCGTGCCGCAGATCGCGGAGGTGACGTTCAGCAGCCCCGACCGGGTGCGGGACGTGCTGCACAACTTCAACGTTGACGGCTTCGAGTCGCTGAAGCCGAAGTACGCCGGCGGCAGGCCGCCGAAGTTCGATCTGGCTCAACGCGCGGAGATCAAGAAGGTCGCGCTGGGCCGCCCGGCCGATCACGGGCTGCCCTTCTCCACCTGGAGCCTGTCCAAGTTGGCCGACTTCCTGGTCGCCGAGGGGGTGGTCGACGACATCTCCCACGAGGGCCTGCGCACGCTGCTGCGCGAGCAGGGCGTCTCCTTTCCAAGCCGTCAAGACCTGGAAGACCAGCACCGACCCTGA
- a CDS encoding transposase, with amino-acid sequence MLELYAIADGHRQPGPDDPTVVICMDEFGPLNLQPHPGKQWAPVAAGKGVQDRPRRRRRRATYKRPHGVRHLLAGYDLSTDRLYGHVKIRKGRTEFLAFCRYLRSLYPPGVPIAIVLDNFSPHLSTKTDRRVGDWAAANNVELAYVPFYGSWLNRIEAQFTALRYFALDGTHHESHHEQASMIRRYIAWRNRHVTDPRLRKVIRRAGTIKRAKVA; translated from the coding sequence GTGCTGGAGCTCTACGCCATCGCCGACGGGCACCGCCAACCCGGTCCCGACGATCCGACCGTGGTCATCTGCATGGACGAGTTCGGGCCGCTGAACCTCCAGCCCCACCCGGGCAAGCAGTGGGCGCCGGTCGCGGCCGGCAAGGGAGTGCAGGACCGGCCGCGCCGGCGTCGTCGACGGGCCACCTACAAGCGGCCGCACGGCGTGCGGCACCTGCTGGCCGGCTACGACCTGTCCACCGACCGCCTCTACGGCCACGTCAAGATCCGCAAGGGCCGCACCGAGTTCCTGGCGTTCTGCCGCTACCTGCGCTCCCTCTATCCGCCCGGCGTTCCGATCGCGATCGTGCTGGACAACTTCAGTCCGCACCTGTCCACCAAGACCGACCGCCGGGTCGGCGATTGGGCCGCGGCGAACAACGTCGAGCTGGCTTACGTGCCGTTCTACGGCTCCTGGCTCAACCGGATCGAGGCCCAGTTCACCGCACTGCGCTACTTCGCGCTCGACGGCACCCACCATGAATCGCACCACGAGCAGGCGAGCATGATCCGCCGCTACATCGCCTGGCGGAACCGGCACGTCACCGATCCCAGACTCCGCAAGGTCATCCGCCGAGCCGGAACCATCAAGAGGGCGAAGGTTGCCTGA
- a CDS encoding UDP-glucose dehydrogenase family protein — protein sequence MKISVIGCGYLGAVHAASMAELGHEVVGVDVDERKIDSLSKGATPFHEPGFEELLERTLATGRLRFSTDFEAARGSKVHFVCVGTPQKRGEYAADLRYVEGATESLLGVLEPGDLVVGKSTVPVGTAARLATLVDEKVPGAILAWNPEFLREGFAVQDTLHPDRLVYGLPAGEDGEVARRLLDEVYAVIVERGTPKVETDYATAEMVKTAANSFLATKISFINAMAELCEATGADVKLLADAIGYDDRIGRKFLNAGLGFGGGCLPKDIRAFMARAGELGADQALTFLREVDNINMRRRIRMVELAREVCGGSLLGKRIAVLGAAFKPDSDDIRDSPALNVAAQLQLQGAVVRVTDPAAVENSRRQWPQLDYAETPEEAAERADAVLVLTEWREYRDLDPAIFGKVVAQKRVLDGRNALDREAWTAAGWQYRALGRRAG from the coding sequence ATGAAGATCTCGGTCATCGGATGCGGCTACCTCGGCGCCGTGCATGCGGCGTCGATGGCCGAGCTCGGCCACGAGGTCGTCGGCGTCGACGTCGACGAGAGGAAGATCGATTCCCTCTCCAAGGGTGCGACGCCGTTCCACGAGCCCGGCTTCGAGGAGCTGCTCGAGCGCACGCTGGCCACTGGTCGGCTGCGCTTCAGCACCGACTTCGAGGCCGCCCGCGGCTCGAAGGTGCACTTCGTCTGCGTCGGCACACCGCAGAAGCGCGGGGAGTACGCCGCCGACCTCCGCTACGTCGAGGGCGCCACCGAGTCGCTGCTCGGCGTGCTCGAGCCGGGCGACCTCGTCGTCGGCAAGTCCACCGTGCCGGTCGGCACCGCGGCGCGCCTGGCCACGCTGGTCGACGAGAAGGTGCCCGGCGCGATCCTCGCGTGGAACCCGGAGTTCCTGCGGGAGGGCTTCGCCGTCCAGGACACCCTCCACCCCGACCGGCTGGTCTACGGCCTGCCCGCCGGTGAGGACGGCGAGGTCGCGCGCCGGCTGCTCGACGAGGTCTACGCCGTCATCGTCGAACGCGGCACCCCCAAGGTGGAGACCGACTACGCCACCGCCGAGATGGTGAAGACGGCCGCCAACTCGTTCCTCGCCACCAAGATCTCCTTCATCAACGCGATGGCCGAGCTGTGCGAGGCCACCGGCGCCGACGTGAAGCTCCTCGCCGACGCGATCGGCTACGACGACCGCATCGGCCGCAAGTTCCTCAACGCCGGCCTCGGCTTCGGTGGCGGCTGCTTGCCCAAGGACATCCGCGCCTTCATGGCCCGCGCCGGCGAGCTCGGTGCCGACCAGGCGCTGACCTTCCTGCGTGAGGTCGACAACATCAACATGCGCCGCCGCATCCGCATGGTCGAGCTCGCCCGCGAGGTCTGCGGGGGCTCGCTGCTCGGCAAGCGGATCGCCGTCCTCGGCGCTGCCTTCAAGCCCGACAGCGACGACATCCGCGACTCCCCAGCCCTCAACGTGGCCGCACAGCTGCAGCTGCAGGGCGCCGTGGTCCGCGTGACCGACCCGGCCGCGGTCGAGAACAGCCGCCGCCAGTGGCCGCAGCTGGACTACGCGGAGACGCCGGAGGAGGCGGCCGAGCGCGCCGACGCCGTCCTGGTGCTCACCGAGTGGCGGGAGTACCGCGACCTAGACCCGGCGATCTTCGGCAAGGTCGTGGCCCAGAAGCGGGTGCTCGACGGCCGCAACGCCCTCGACCGCGAGGCGTGGACGGCCGCGGGCTGGCAGTACCGCGCCCTGGGCCGCCGCGCCGGCTGA
- a CDS encoding LCP family protein, translating into MSIDGTGVREHDGERFPEDAEPASRSHTLRRVLISLGVLGLTLALVIGGGLWFLTDRWAGNIDRVGNVFDELDDAARPAPPTPAESASEQPVTFLLVGSDSRESTPDGANPGARSDAIMIARFSADRQHAQLISIPRDSWVDIPGHGMNKINASYAFGGPSLLIQTVEQLTQVRIDHYVAIDFEGLIQVTDDLGGVDVMVAETTSHGGHTFRAGSNHLNGEQVRWYLAERKTLPGGDFDRVKRQQQYLKSMFGKLFSTDTFTNPGRLDAAMLAVTSAVAIDDSLSNGDLLQLAYSLRGVTPDRIEFFTAPILGTGMEGPASVVYLDQVTGERMWSYLRTDSLAQNAAEFADQALPEVPR; encoded by the coding sequence ATGAGCATCGACGGCACGGGCGTGCGCGAGCACGATGGCGAGCGCTTTCCCGAGGACGCCGAGCCGGCCAGCCGGTCGCACACCCTGCGCCGCGTGCTGATCAGCCTGGGCGTCCTCGGGCTGACGCTCGCGCTCGTCATCGGCGGCGGGCTCTGGTTCCTCACCGACCGGTGGGCCGGCAACATCGACCGGGTCGGCAACGTGTTCGACGAGCTGGACGATGCGGCCCGGCCGGCGCCGCCGACGCCCGCCGAGAGCGCCTCCGAGCAGCCGGTCACCTTCCTGCTGGTCGGGTCGGACTCACGGGAGAGCACTCCCGACGGCGCGAACCCAGGAGCCCGCTCCGACGCGATCATGATCGCCCGCTTCTCCGCGGACCGGCAGCACGCCCAGCTCATCTCGATCCCCCGGGACTCCTGGGTGGACATCCCCGGCCACGGCATGAACAAGATCAACGCCAGCTACGCGTTCGGCGGCCCGTCGCTGCTGATCCAGACCGTCGAGCAGCTGACGCAGGTGCGGATCGACCACTACGTCGCCATCGACTTCGAGGGCCTGATCCAGGTGACCGACGACCTGGGCGGCGTCGACGTCATGGTGGCCGAGACGACATCGCACGGTGGACACACCTTCAGGGCCGGGTCGAACCACCTCAACGGCGAGCAGGTCCGCTGGTACCTGGCCGAACGCAAGACGCTGCCGGGCGGCGACTTCGACCGGGTCAAGCGGCAGCAGCAGTACCTGAAGTCGATGTTCGGCAAGCTGTTCAGCACCGACACCTTCACCAACCCGGGCCGGCTCGATGCGGCCATGCTCGCTGTGACCAGCGCCGTCGCAATCGACGACAGCCTGAGCAACGGCGACCTGCTGCAGCTGGCCTACTCGCTGCGCGGCGTCACGCCCGACAGGATCGAGTTCTTCACCGCGCCGATCCTCGGCACCGGCATGGAGGGACCCGCGAGCGTGGTCTACCTCGACCAGGTCACCGGCGAGCGGATGTGGTCCTACCTGCGGACGGACTCGCTGGCGCAAAACGCCGCGGAGTTCGCCGACCAGGCCCTGCCCGAGGTTCCTCGCTGA
- a CDS encoding arsenate reductase/protein-tyrosine-phosphatase family protein: protein MPDPRSSGPAFTVLIVCTGNICRSAMAEQLGRAYLAEQLGGHTGAIELMSAGTQAVVDSAMHPDSALVLQGYGAEPGDFRARQLTDAIVADADLTLTMTRGHRRDVLARAPRALARTFTVREAAALLELLGDDFQPAGADLGERARNLVRALADARSRRAADDGDDVPDPIGRPIEAHAEAGELIVGALLPLLARIASLHAVPGRPIDKGSVLDAR, encoded by the coding sequence GTGCCCGACCCCCGATCCTCGGGCCCCGCGTTCACGGTCCTGATCGTCTGCACCGGCAACATCTGTCGCTCGGCCATGGCCGAGCAACTCGGCCGGGCCTACCTGGCCGAACAGCTGGGCGGCCACACCGGCGCCATCGAGCTCATGAGCGCTGGGACGCAGGCAGTCGTGGATTCGGCCATGCACCCCGACAGCGCCCTCGTCCTGCAGGGCTACGGCGCAGAGCCCGGCGACTTCCGGGCGCGCCAGCTCACCGACGCGATCGTCGCCGACGCCGACCTCACCCTCACGATGACCCGCGGTCATCGTCGCGACGTCCTCGCCCGAGCCCCGCGAGCCCTGGCGCGGACCTTCACGGTGCGCGAAGCCGCCGCCCTGCTGGAACTCCTCGGGGACGACTTCCAGCCGGCCGGCGCCGACCTGGGGGAGCGTGCTCGCAACCTGGTGAGAGCGCTGGCCGATGCCCGCTCGCGCCGGGCCGCCGACGACGGTGACGACGTACCCGACCCGATCGGGCGGCCGATCGAGGCTCATGCCGAGGCAGGTGAGCTCATCGTCGGTGCGCTCCTGCCCTTGCTCGCCCGGATCGCGAGCCTGCACGCGGTACCTGGCCGGCCCATCGATAAGGGCTCCGTCCTCGACGCTCGGTAA
- a CDS encoding sugar transferase: protein MLDVRSGEAVRHIPQQRDRRATWSIARLRGEGTQARRAWRSKYVRRLYGVDALAAVVAGAVGQLVEVGPVGKSWSTELSPAWAILVLPVLWLVAMVTARAYEERFLWVGSEEFRRVFFAAAMLLATLGTLSWAFRVEVARGFVIVALPLAAALTLGHRLAQRELLHRRRARGEFQQTAIVVGHRGGVADLHDQLQRQTKHGYRVIGCCVPQRKDDPVATFHGLPVLGSLDDVVDVVEQYEVDTVAVLPSPELDGAALRRLGWDLEKTEAELLLAPAVTEVAGPRVRIRPVAGLPLMHLERPEFKGHRRFLKNAFDRTAAFFGILLISPVLIGLAVAVKLSSRGPVFYKHERIGRGGETFHVWKFRSMVPDADKIVDQLFEQSNEGNDVQFKMKRDPRVTPIGAFMRRYSLDELPQLFNVLGGTMSLVGPRPHVTREVEQYGYDMARRLLVKPGITGLWQVSGRSDLSWDESVRIDVRYVENWTLTFDLMILWKTFGAVLRGSGAY, encoded by the coding sequence ATGCTCGATGTTCGTAGTGGCGAGGCAGTTCGTCACATCCCGCAGCAGCGGGACCGCCGCGCGACGTGGTCGATCGCCCGTCTCCGCGGTGAGGGCACCCAAGCCCGACGTGCGTGGCGGTCGAAGTACGTCCGCCGGCTCTACGGCGTAGATGCGCTGGCGGCTGTCGTGGCCGGCGCGGTGGGACAACTCGTCGAGGTCGGCCCCGTCGGCAAGTCGTGGAGCACTGAGCTGAGCCCCGCGTGGGCCATCCTCGTCCTGCCGGTGCTCTGGCTCGTCGCCATGGTCACCGCCCGCGCGTACGAGGAGCGGTTCCTCTGGGTTGGGTCCGAGGAGTTCCGTCGGGTGTTCTTCGCTGCGGCGATGCTCCTTGCGACGCTCGGCACGCTCTCCTGGGCCTTCCGTGTAGAGGTGGCCCGGGGATTCGTCATCGTGGCCCTGCCCCTTGCCGCCGCGCTGACCCTCGGCCACCGCCTCGCGCAGCGGGAGCTGCTGCACCGGCGTCGCGCGAGGGGCGAATTCCAGCAGACGGCCATCGTCGTCGGGCACCGTGGTGGTGTTGCCGACTTGCATGACCAGCTCCAGCGCCAGACCAAGCACGGCTACCGGGTGATCGGTTGCTGCGTGCCGCAGCGCAAGGACGACCCGGTCGCGACCTTCCACGGCCTCCCGGTCCTGGGCTCGCTCGACGACGTCGTCGACGTCGTCGAGCAGTACGAGGTGGACACCGTCGCCGTTCTGCCCTCCCCCGAACTCGACGGCGCCGCCCTCCGTCGCCTGGGCTGGGACCTCGAGAAGACCGAGGCCGAGCTGTTGCTGGCCCCGGCTGTCACGGAGGTCGCGGGTCCCCGCGTCCGCATCCGTCCGGTCGCCGGCCTGCCGCTGATGCACCTCGAGCGGCCGGAGTTCAAGGGCCACCGCAGGTTCCTCAAGAACGCCTTCGACCGGACCGCCGCCTTCTTCGGCATCCTGCTCATCTCGCCGGTCCTCATCGGCCTGGCCGTCGCCGTGAAGCTGAGCAGCCGCGGCCCCGTGTTCTACAAGCACGAGCGCATCGGCCGCGGTGGCGAGACGTTCCACGTCTGGAAGTTCCGCAGCATGGTGCCCGACGCCGACAAGATCGTCGACCAGCTGTTCGAGCAGAGCAACGAGGGCAACGACGTCCAGTTCAAGATGAAGCGCGACCCCCGGGTCACCCCGATCGGCGCCTTCATGCGGCGCTACTCGCTCGACGAGCTGCCGCAGCTGTTCAACGTGCTCGGGGGCACCATGAGCCTGGTCGGGCCCCGTCCACACGTCACCCGAGAGGTCGAGCAGTACGGCTACGACATGGCCCGTCGCCTGCTCGTCAAGCCCGGTATCACCGGCCTCTGGCAGGTCAGCGGGCGCTCCGACCTCTCGTGGGACGAGTCGGTGCGCATCGACGTCCGCTACGTCGAGAACTGGACCCTCACGTTCGACCTGATGATCCTCTGGAAGACGTTCGGGGCCGTCCTGCGCGGTTCGGGTGCGTACTAG
- a CDS encoding polysaccharide biosynthesis tyrosine autokinase: MDLDMTAAELAAQVRAVAVPNTVLLNVTVTDPSPDRAELIARAVGDEFTELVQEIETPAGATAAPVKVTVTDRPERPGVPSTPRTERNVLLGGILGVLVGAATAVARTRIDRTVKDPDEAASLAATSLIGTVIRDDELASRHVLERATGGRAAEDYRQLRTNLQFLNVDDPPKVIMITSAMPTEGKTTTAIHLALALAEAGRKVTLLDADLRRPRVSNYLGMVGGVGLTNVLAGVAGTADVMQPYGETGLTVIGAGPTPPNPSELLASQHMSTLLDELRATNEYVLIDAPPLLPVADSTGLAVMVDGVLLSVRYGSSRKDQLQQAAATLKRVGARTLGLILNIVPPRAGITSAYGYGYTYGETEKKRGGRRRA; encoded by the coding sequence TTGGACCTCGACATGACGGCAGCGGAGTTGGCGGCCCAAGTGCGGGCGGTGGCGGTACCGAATACCGTTCTGCTGAACGTGACGGTCACCGATCCGTCTCCCGATCGAGCGGAGCTTATCGCGCGCGCGGTTGGTGACGAGTTCACCGAACTCGTTCAAGAGATCGAGACTCCAGCCGGCGCCACGGCAGCACCGGTGAAGGTGACGGTTACCGACAGGCCCGAACGGCCAGGCGTCCCCAGCACGCCGAGAACGGAGCGAAACGTACTGTTGGGAGGGATTCTCGGGGTCCTGGTAGGGGCTGCGACAGCAGTGGCGCGTACGCGCATCGATCGAACGGTGAAGGACCCTGACGAGGCTGCTTCACTCGCTGCTACTTCCCTCATCGGGACGGTGATTCGAGATGACGAGCTTGCGTCAAGACACGTCCTGGAACGCGCCACCGGGGGCCGTGCCGCTGAGGACTACCGGCAGCTCCGGACGAATCTCCAATTCCTCAATGTGGACGATCCGCCCAAGGTCATCATGATCACGAGCGCCATGCCGACCGAGGGGAAGACGACAACGGCAATACACTTGGCCTTGGCCCTGGCCGAAGCGGGGCGCAAGGTGACCCTGTTGGATGCCGACCTTCGGCGACCTCGGGTGTCGAACTACCTTGGCATGGTCGGTGGAGTGGGTTTGACCAATGTGCTGGCCGGCGTGGCAGGGACTGCGGATGTCATGCAGCCATACGGCGAGACCGGATTGACGGTGATCGGTGCCGGGCCGACGCCGCCGAATCCCAGTGAGCTGCTTGCCTCTCAGCACATGTCCACTCTGCTGGATGAGCTGCGGGCGACGAACGAATACGTCCTGATCGACGCACCGCCGCTGTTGCCGGTCGCAGACTCCACAGGCCTCGCCGTAATGGTCGACGGGGTCTTGCTGTCAGTTCGCTACGGCAGCAGCCGCAAGGATCAGCTTCAGCAGGCGGCGGCAACGCTGAAGCGCGTCGGTGCCCGAACCCTCGGGTTGATCCTCAACATCGTGCCGCCGAGGGCAGGCATCACGTCGGCCTACGGCTACGGCTACACGTACGGGGAGACCGAGAAGAAAAGAGGCGGCAGGCGCCGAGCGTGA
- a CDS encoding glycosyltransferase family 4 protein — MLLIDGRYAGNHGIGRYAREVVPRVAAHFDHHLVSGAAPSHHDLLALGLATWLRRASALYSPGFHPGWPSRVPQLLTVHDLIHLAVETERSPARTVFYKRLVSPVIQRSGLVFTVSEFSRRQIVELLEVDASSVVVTGNGCSATFLSAAAAAESADRGYVLCIGNSKAYKNFTLMVRAARLLPDDVRIVCVGITEADGRAIGGDRIDRRFSFRVGMSDRELAGLYAGASVVALPSRMEGFGLPGVEAMALGKPVVYCADALAEVVGPLGIHVRDSDDHEEFASAIQQAAASGASAAEARKEVARRHSWSGVASHVVAELRRRGIA, encoded by the coding sequence GTGCTGCTGATCGACGGTCGATACGCAGGTAATCATGGGATCGGTCGGTATGCCCGCGAGGTGGTGCCTCGTGTTGCAGCGCATTTTGACCACCATCTGGTAAGCGGCGCGGCGCCCAGCCACCACGACCTCTTGGCGCTGGGACTTGCCACGTGGCTCCGGAGAGCCTCCGCGCTGTACTCGCCCGGATTCCACCCCGGATGGCCCTCGCGTGTTCCTCAGTTGCTCACGGTCCACGATCTGATTCATCTGGCCGTGGAGACGGAGCGAAGTCCCGCCCGGACCGTCTTCTACAAGAGACTAGTTTCACCCGTGATCCAGCGCTCAGGGCTGGTGTTCACGGTGTCCGAGTTCTCGCGTCGGCAAATCGTTGAACTGTTGGAAGTCGATGCATCGTCGGTGGTCGTGACGGGAAACGGTTGCTCCGCCACATTCCTCTCGGCTGCAGCGGCGGCCGAGTCAGCAGATCGAGGATATGTGCTGTGCATCGGCAACTCTAAGGCGTACAAAAACTTCACCCTTATGGTAAGGGCAGCCCGGCTACTGCCCGACGACGTGCGGATCGTATGTGTCGGGATAACTGAGGCGGATGGCCGGGCGATAGGAGGCGATCGGATCGATCGTCGCTTCTCCTTCCGGGTAGGTATGTCTGATCGCGAGCTTGCGGGGCTCTATGCGGGCGCTAGTGTCGTCGCACTCCCCTCGCGTATGGAGGGTTTCGGTCTTCCGGGTGTGGAGGCCATGGCCCTGGGCAAGCCGGTTGTCTACTGCGCCGATGCGCTCGCTGAGGTTGTGGGCCCACTCGGAATCCATGTCCGCGATAGCGACGACCATGAGGAGTTCGCCTCAGCCATTCAGCAGGCAGCGGCTTCGGGTGCCAGCGCAGCGGAAGCGAGAAAGGAAGTCGCGCGCCGACACTCGTGGTCCGGCGTTGCTTCCCATGTTGTGGCCGAGTTGAGGCGGCGAGGCATCGCCTAA
- a CDS encoding glycosyltransferase — protein sequence MLGFSRWIEYKRLDLVIRAGEELGKPVVIAGSGPLESRLRELAGAAAVPVLILRKPSDVVVRELMRRASVLVFPAVEDFGIVPVESQAAGTPVVAPRAGGALDTVIDGVTGTLVDSLTAAELASGVERASPLAAADCRANAERFSYHSFAARFREWVGF from the coding sequence CTGCTTGGCTTCTCTAGGTGGATCGAATACAAAAGACTCGATCTAGTCATTCGCGCAGGGGAAGAGCTCGGCAAGCCAGTTGTCATCGCTGGTTCTGGGCCGCTCGAATCGCGCCTGCGCGAATTGGCAGGGGCGGCGGCAGTTCCTGTGTTGATCCTTCGGAAGCCGTCGGACGTGGTTGTCAGGGAGCTCATGCGACGGGCCAGCGTTCTGGTCTTCCCAGCCGTGGAGGATTTCGGGATCGTGCCGGTTGAGTCGCAAGCTGCGGGTACACCGGTTGTGGCCCCTCGCGCCGGTGGAGCGCTCGACACGGTGATCGATGGTGTCACTGGTACCTTGGTGGATTCTCTCACCGCGGCGGAGCTTGCAAGCGGCGTGGAGAGAGCATCGCCGCTTGCCGCCGCTGACTGTCGCGCTAATGCGGAACGATTCTCGTATCACTCTTTCGCCGCGAGATTCCGCGAATGGGTAGGATTCTGA